One window of Nocardia nova SH22a genomic DNA carries:
- a CDS encoding acyl-CoA carboxylase subunit beta, with product MYRAVAELTELRQSVVNSSAEATARQHDQGKSTARERIEMLLDKGSFQEVESLRRGRGAGFAMAQRRPHTDGVVTGWGTVYGRTVFVYAQDFRILGGALGEAHAAKIHKVMDLAMATGAPLVALNDSAGARIQEGVTALAGFGGIFRRNARASGVIPQLSVMLGPCAGGAAYSPALTDFVFMVRGIAQMFLTGPDVIAAVTGEKVTMEELGGTEVHTRGSGLAHFAYDDEQTCLHDVRLLLSMLPSNSREQPPAAPCTDPADRRNDALYDLVPVDGNRPYDMHAVIEEIVDDGILFEVQDQWASNVVCAFARLDGQVVGIVASQPNALAGALDIAASEKAARFVQTCDCFNIALVTLVDVPGFLPGVGQEHGGVIRHGAKLLSAYCNATVPRISLVLRKAFGGAYIVMDSRSIGADLALAWPTNEIAVMGADGAVEVVCRKELKTAEDPGTLREERIRQYRDELVHPYFAAELGLVDEVIDPADTRSALIRGLAMLRTKHADLPLRKHGNPPL from the coding sequence ATGTATCGAGCCGTCGCCGAACTGACGGAACTGCGGCAGTCGGTGGTGAATTCCTCCGCCGAGGCCACCGCGCGCCAACACGATCAGGGCAAGTCGACCGCCCGCGAGCGCATCGAGATGCTACTCGACAAGGGATCGTTCCAGGAGGTGGAAAGCCTGCGGCGGGGCCGCGGTGCCGGGTTCGCGATGGCACAGCGACGCCCGCACACCGACGGTGTGGTGACCGGGTGGGGCACCGTCTACGGCCGCACCGTCTTCGTCTACGCCCAGGACTTCCGCATTCTGGGCGGTGCCCTGGGCGAGGCGCACGCGGCCAAGATCCACAAGGTCATGGATCTGGCGATGGCCACCGGCGCGCCGCTGGTGGCGCTCAACGACAGCGCCGGCGCCCGCATTCAGGAGGGCGTGACCGCATTGGCGGGATTCGGTGGGATATTCCGCCGCAATGCCCGCGCGTCCGGGGTGATTCCACAGCTCAGCGTGATGCTCGGGCCGTGCGCCGGTGGGGCCGCCTACAGTCCGGCACTGACCGATTTCGTCTTCATGGTGCGCGGTATCGCGCAGATGTTCCTCACCGGTCCGGATGTGATCGCCGCCGTCACCGGCGAGAAGGTGACCATGGAAGAACTCGGTGGCACCGAGGTCCACACCCGAGGGTCGGGACTGGCGCACTTCGCCTACGACGACGAGCAGACCTGTCTGCACGATGTGCGACTGCTGTTGTCGATGCTGCCGTCGAACAGCCGCGAACAACCACCCGCGGCGCCCTGCACCGATCCCGCCGACCGCCGCAACGACGCGCTCTACGACCTGGTTCCGGTGGACGGAAACCGGCCCTACGACATGCATGCGGTGATCGAGGAGATCGTCGACGACGGCATCCTGTTCGAGGTGCAGGACCAGTGGGCGAGCAATGTGGTGTGCGCGTTCGCCAGACTCGACGGCCAGGTCGTGGGAATCGTTGCCAGCCAGCCGAATGCGCTGGCCGGCGCCCTCGACATCGCCGCGTCGGAGAAGGCGGCCCGCTTCGTACAGACCTGCGATTGCTTCAATATCGCTCTGGTGACCCTCGTCGACGTTCCCGGATTCCTCCCGGGCGTCGGGCAGGAGCACGGCGGCGTCATCCGGCACGGCGCGAAATTGCTGTCCGCGTACTGCAATGCGACCGTGCCACGTATCTCGCTGGTGCTGCGGAAGGCCTTCGGCGGCGCCTACATCGTGATGGACTCCCGTTCGATCGGCGCCGATCTCGCCCTGGCGTGGCCGACCAACGAGATCGCGGTCATGGGCGCCGACGGGGCCGTGGAGGTCGTGTGCCGCAAGGAACTGAAGACCGCCGAGGACCCGGGCACTCTGCGCGAGGAGCGCATCCGGCAATACCGGGACGAGCTCGTCCACCCGTACTTCGCGGCCGAACTGGGCCTCGTCGATGAGGTGATCGATCCCGCCGACACCCGGTCGGCGCTGATCCGCGGCCTGGCCATGCTGCGTACCAAACATGCCGATCTGCCGCTGCGCAAGCACGGCAATCCACCGCTGTGA
- a CDS encoding dienelactone hydrolase family protein — protein MNQTRIDTPHGVIDAELVRPEGSGPWPGVVVIHDVLGVNDDLREITRTVAAAGYLTVAPRLTDGSGPRCLVGLFRDFNRGHGIAFDRITAAREYLKGQADCTGRVGVVGFCIGGGFALATATDGFDASAPFYGNLPKNPQEALRGSCPVVGSFGRRDPSLIGAGDKLATALAHNDIPHDVKTYPGVGHGFANHWNAGPMTPVLRVTGFGYQQGAAEDAWRRVFDFFDTHLRPGTPGPDAEE, from the coding sequence ATGAACCAGACCCGTATCGACACACCGCACGGCGTCATCGATGCCGAACTCGTCCGGCCCGAAGGCTCGGGCCCCTGGCCGGGCGTGGTCGTCATCCACGACGTCCTGGGTGTCAACGACGATCTGCGCGAGATCACCCGCACCGTCGCCGCGGCGGGATATCTGACGGTGGCGCCCCGGCTCACCGACGGCAGCGGGCCGCGGTGCCTGGTGGGATTGTTCCGCGATTTCAACCGCGGGCACGGCATCGCATTCGACCGGATCACCGCGGCCCGGGAATATCTGAAGGGGCAGGCGGACTGCACCGGACGCGTCGGTGTGGTGGGATTCTGCATCGGCGGCGGCTTCGCCCTCGCCACCGCGACGGACGGATTCGATGCCTCGGCGCCGTTCTACGGCAATCTGCCGAAGAATCCGCAGGAGGCGCTGCGCGGCAGTTGTCCGGTGGTCGGCAGCTTCGGCCGCCGCGATCCCTCACTCATCGGCGCCGGCGACAAACTCGCCACGGCCTTGGCGCACAACGACATTCCGCACGATGTGAAGACCTATCCCGGCGTCGGCCACGGCTTCGCCAACCACTGGAACGCTGGTCCGATGACACCCGTGCTGCGGGTCACCGGATTCGGTTACCAGCAGGGCGCCGCCGAGGACGCCTGGCGCCGGGTCTTCGACTTCTTCGACACCCATCTGCGGCCCGGCACCCCGGGCCCCGACGCCGAGGAGTAA
- a CDS encoding acyl-CoA carboxylase epsilon subunit — protein sequence MNDAIGIRIERGCPDDTELAALIVALLLYAGAESEHRVLRPAPATWLRPERHTVFLSANSWLRAA from the coding sequence ATGAACGACGCCATCGGAATTCGCATCGAACGTGGATGTCCGGACGACACGGAGCTGGCGGCTCTGATCGTGGCGCTGCTGCTGTACGCCGGAGCCGAATCCGAGCACCGGGTGCTGCGCCCGGCGCCCGCGACCTGGCTGCGTCCCGAACGGCACACGGTCTTCCTGTCTGCCAACAGCTGGTTGCGCGCCGCCTGA
- a CDS encoding acetyl/propionyl/methylcrotonyl-CoA carboxylase subunit alpha codes for MRKVLIANRGEIAVRVIRAAKDAGIASVAVYAEPDAGAPFVGLADEAFALGGQTSAESYLVFDKILDAARKSGADAIHPGYGFLSENADFAQAVLDAGLIWIGPSPQSIRDLGDKVTARHIAERASAPMAAGTKDPVKDATEVVEFAKQYGVPVAIKAAFGGGGRGMKVAHTIEEIPELFESATREATAAFGRGECFVEQYLDKARHVEAQVLADQHGNVIVAGTRDCSLQRRFQKLVEEAPAPFLSDEVRAEIHESAKRICKEAGYYGAGTVEYLVQGETVSFLEVNTRLQVEHPVTEETSGLDLVRWQFRIANGEELTITEDPTPRGHSIEFRINGEDAGRNFLPAPGPVTVYKEPTGPGVRVDSGVVEGSVIGGQFDSMLAKLIVTGEDRTQALERAARALAEYHIEGLATVIPFDRHIVTNPAFIGHVNADGSETFDVYTKWIENEWDNTIEPYTGGQPIEDEDEAPRQTVVVEVGGRRVEVSMPGRITVGNNGGAAHQKPRPRKRGGAGNSAASGDAVTAPMQGTVVKVAVEEGQSVEAGDLIAVLEAMKMENPVNAHKAGVVTGLAVEAGAAITQGTVLTEIK; via the coding sequence ATGCGAAAAGTGTTGATAGCCAACCGCGGCGAGATCGCGGTGCGTGTGATCCGGGCCGCGAAGGATGCCGGTATCGCCAGTGTTGCCGTGTACGCGGAACCGGATGCGGGAGCGCCGTTCGTCGGGTTGGCGGACGAGGCGTTCGCGTTGGGCGGTCAGACGTCGGCGGAGTCGTACCTGGTGTTCGACAAGATTCTCGACGCGGCCCGCAAATCGGGCGCCGACGCCATCCACCCCGGCTACGGATTCCTCTCGGAGAACGCCGATTTCGCGCAGGCCGTGCTGGATGCCGGGTTGATTTGGATCGGTCCGTCGCCGCAGTCCATCCGCGACCTCGGGGACAAGGTCACCGCCCGCCATATCGCCGAGCGTGCGTCCGCGCCGATGGCTGCGGGCACGAAGGACCCGGTGAAGGACGCGACCGAGGTGGTGGAGTTCGCGAAGCAGTACGGGGTGCCGGTGGCCATCAAGGCCGCGTTCGGTGGTGGTGGCCGCGGTATGAAGGTCGCCCACACCATCGAGGAGATCCCGGAACTGTTCGAGTCCGCGACCCGTGAGGCCACCGCCGCGTTCGGGCGTGGCGAGTGCTTCGTGGAGCAGTATCTGGACAAGGCCCGCCACGTCGAGGCCCAGGTCCTGGCCGACCAGCACGGGAACGTGATCGTGGCCGGAACCCGTGACTGCTCGCTACAGCGGCGTTTCCAGAAGCTGGTCGAGGAGGCCCCGGCCCCGTTCCTGTCCGACGAGGTCCGCGCCGAGATCCACGAGTCCGCGAAGCGGATCTGCAAGGAAGCCGGTTACTACGGTGCCGGCACGGTGGAGTATCTGGTGCAGGGCGAGACCGTGTCGTTCCTCGAGGTCAACACCCGCCTGCAGGTCGAGCATCCCGTCACCGAGGAGACCTCGGGCCTGGATCTGGTGCGCTGGCAGTTCCGTATCGCCAATGGTGAGGAACTCACGATCACCGAGGATCCGACTCCGCGTGGGCATTCGATCGAGTTCCGGATCAATGGTGAGGACGCGGGCCGTAACTTCCTGCCCGCTCCCGGTCCGGTGACGGTGTACAAGGAGCCGACCGGTCCGGGTGTGCGCGTGGATTCGGGTGTGGTCGAGGGCAGTGTGATCGGTGGTCAGTTCGACTCGATGCTGGCCAAGTTGATCGTGACCGGTGAGGACCGGACCCAGGCTTTGGAGCGGGCGGCGCGTGCGCTGGCCGAGTACCACATCGAGGGTTTGGCGACGGTGATCCCGTTCGATCGTCATATCGTCACCAACCCCGCGTTCATCGGTCACGTAAACGCTGACGGTTCCGAAACATTCGACGTCTACACCAAGTGGATCGAGAACGAGTGGGACAACACGATCGAGCCCTACACCGGCGGACAACCGATCGAGGACGAGGACGAGGCCCCGCGCCAGACCGTCGTCGTCGAAGTCGGCGGCCGCAGAGTCGAAGTATCGATGCCCGGTCGGATCACCGTCGGCAACAACGGCGGTGCGGCACACCAGAAGCCGAGGCCGCGTAAACGTGGCGGCGCGGGCAACTCGGCCGCTTCCGGCGACGCGGTGACCGCGCCCATGCAGGGCACCGTGGTCAAGGTCGCGGTCGAGGAAGGCCAGTCCGTCGAGGCCGGTGACCTGATCGCCGTCCTCGAGGCCATGAAGATGGAGAACCCCGTCAACGCCCACAAAGCCGGTGTCGTCACCGGCCTCGCGGTCGAAGCCGGAGCCGCCATCACCCAGGGCACCGTGCTCACCGAAATCAAATAG